One segment of Paenibacillus sp. FSL R7-0337 DNA contains the following:
- a CDS encoding carbohydrate-binding protein: MYTKVSARAVSLLAAFALLFSVFFTALPNANAAARGSWSPNTAYAVNDTVTYGGGTYTCLQAHTSLTGWEPPNVPALWKNGSTTTPTPTPTTPPATNGAIFYADRDYGGKAVTLGTGNYVLSQLNNAGIPNDWMSSLKVPNGWTVEVYADDNYSGTKWTYTSSSSWVGDSVNDKMSSVKIYTGSPPATGVTRPSEVPSQIWTYAMNVDNKFGKGGDFALLLSAVIKKESSFGAGLPGSPSAGDGLMQVEPNTRAAYASQFSAKFGRTYNHSSEQDQVALGGLILDEKIARFGNIYNGLLHYNGGDNWYPGATDSYGRPILADQYANAVYGTYKGYGGQN, encoded by the coding sequence TTGTATACCAAAGTGTCAGCTAGAGCTGTATCCCTGTTGGCTGCATTCGCATTACTGTTCTCCGTGTTCTTCACTGCCTTACCGAATGCAAATGCAGCCGCGCGAGGATCGTGGTCGCCGAACACGGCCTATGCGGTGAATGACACCGTAACCTATGGCGGAGGTACATATACCTGTCTTCAGGCGCATACGTCCCTGACCGGCTGGGAGCCGCCGAATGTTCCTGCACTATGGAAAAACGGCAGCACCACCACACCGACACCAACGCCCACAACGCCACCAGCAACGAACGGAGCCATCTTCTATGCAGACAGGGACTATGGCGGCAAGGCCGTCACCCTGGGAACGGGCAATTATGTGCTGTCCCAGCTGAACAATGCGGGCATTCCGAATGACTGGATGTCCTCGCTCAAGGTACCGAACGGCTGGACAGTGGAGGTGTATGCGGACGATAATTACAGCGGCACCAAGTGGACCTATACATCAAGCTCCTCCTGGGTCGGCGACAGTGTGAATGACAAGATGTCTTCGGTCAAAATCTACACCGGTTCACCGCCTGCAACCGGCGTCACCCGCCCCTCCGAGGTGCCCAGCCAGATCTGGACCTATGCCATGAATGTAGACAATAAATTCGGCAAAGGCGGAGATTTCGCTCTACTCCTGAGCGCGGTGATCAAGAAGGAGAGCAGCTTCGGAGCAGGTCTGCCGGGTAGTCCATCCGCCGGTGACGGCTTGATGCAGGTCGAGCCGAATACACGCGCCGCTTATGCCTCCCAATTCAGCGCCAAATTCGGCCGCACGTATAATCACAGCAGCGAACAGGATCAGGTAGCTCTAGGCGGACTTATTCTTGATGAGAAGATCGCAAGATTCGGCAACATCTACAACGGACTCTTACACTATAATGGAGGCGACAACTGGTATCCAGGTGCCACCGATTCCTACGGCCGCCCGATTCTGGCGGATCAGTATGCGAATGCTGTGTACGGAACGTATAAGGGGTACGGGGGGCAGAACTAA
- a CDS encoding phosphotransferase: MDKHLNTAMEALEHYSISCKSVEFIAQSGNTIYKVTDLDNNCYSLRLHISKGDALEPIWSKREVLQSEMVWLEALTLDTDVTLPSPCKNTRGEFITDVNHTRCTLLRWVEGEQKPFIPTIEDAGAIGELIGKLHKQASNWSIPAAFERPAFDGSRILQALDLLKERAAAGLLAADDVELLLRAGERVIHMMNSMERTASNWGMIHADLIPTNLVFDGEEVRPIDFGACGFGYYLVDLGWTFSYIHPSFREQLLQSYSMHHPLPDNYTQRLEGFFIAAQLETMNFWLGLPDSQEWLPGHINKLASREIKSYLNNESFLFSGVPYWE, translated from the coding sequence TTGGATAAACACTTGAATACCGCAATGGAAGCACTCGAGCACTACTCTATAAGCTGCAAATCGGTTGAGTTCATTGCACAGAGCGGCAATACGATCTACAAAGTCACTGATCTGGACAACAATTGTTACAGCCTCCGGTTACATATCTCCAAAGGTGACGCCCTTGAGCCAATCTGGAGTAAGCGGGAGGTCCTTCAATCCGAGATGGTCTGGCTGGAAGCCTTAACCTTGGATACCGATGTGACCCTGCCTTCACCCTGCAAGAATACTCGTGGAGAATTCATTACGGACGTGAACCATACCCGCTGCACTTTGTTACGATGGGTGGAGGGTGAGCAGAAGCCTTTCATTCCAACTATAGAAGATGCCGGGGCCATAGGTGAATTGATCGGCAAGTTACATAAGCAAGCCTCGAACTGGAGCATTCCCGCTGCCTTTGAACGCCCAGCCTTCGATGGCTCCCGGATCTTGCAAGCTCTTGATCTGCTAAAAGAACGTGCGGCTGCCGGACTGCTTGCTGCGGATGATGTGGAGCTTCTATTGCGTGCAGGCGAACGGGTCATTCACATGATGAATTCTATGGAGCGGACCGCCAGTAATTGGGGCATGATTCATGCTGATCTGATTCCAACTAATTTAGTGTTTGATGGAGAAGAGGTACGGCCCATTGATTTTGGCGCTTGCGGGTTCGGTTATTACTTAGTGGATTTGGGCTGGACGTTCTCCTACATCCATCCTTCGTTCAGAGAACAGCTGCTTCAGTCTTATTCCATGCACCATCCGTTACCGGATAACTATACCCAGCGGTTAGAAGGCTTCTTCATCGCAGCGCAGCTGGAGACGATGAATTTCTGGTTGGGCTTGCCGGACTCTCAGGAATGGCTGCCTGGACATATCAATAAATTAGCCAGTAGAGAGATTAAGTCCTACCTGAACAATGAATCTTTCCTCTTCAGCGGCGTGCCGTATTGGGAATGA
- a CDS encoding class I SAM-dependent methyltransferase, which yields MHNNLEEYRDPINYDLEFGDETRKYQFYLEWAKASAGEVLELACGTGLTTLPLAQAGVAITGVDIASSMLAYARVKAGNLPVAFIEADARTFRSDKRFAMIYLTGNAFQAFLSDHDQAALLRTVYNHLEPGGRLIFETRNPAGTDLSDEEETDWGQFTDSDGNVVKVSGTQTYDTERSIMHWVTFRDWGDKRTESRIDCRFTAPAALTELLTRYGFRIEHQYADWDRTPFTHSSPLLITVCKKS from the coding sequence GTGCACAACAATCTGGAAGAGTACCGTGACCCGATCAACTACGATCTGGAGTTCGGCGATGAGACACGGAAATATCAGTTCTATCTGGAATGGGCCAAGGCGTCTGCCGGAGAGGTTTTGGAGCTGGCTTGCGGAACCGGACTGACGACTCTGCCGCTGGCTCAGGCGGGAGTGGCCATAACTGGCGTTGATATTGCTTCCTCTATGCTGGCTTATGCGCGGGTGAAGGCCGGGAACTTGCCTGTAGCGTTCATCGAAGCTGATGCGCGAACCTTCCGCTCCGATAAGCGGTTTGCCATGATCTATTTAACAGGGAATGCGTTTCAGGCTTTTTTGAGTGATCATGATCAGGCCGCCTTACTCCGTACAGTCTACAATCATCTGGAGCCCGGAGGACGTCTGATCTTCGAGACGCGCAATCCCGCAGGAACTGACCTGTCCGATGAAGAGGAGACGGATTGGGGCCAATTCACCGATTCAGACGGCAACGTAGTCAAGGTATCGGGCACACAGACCTACGATACGGAACGTTCCATCATGCACTGGGTAACTTTTCGCGATTGGGGCGATAAGCGGACGGAGTCACGGATCGACTGCCGGTTCACAGCTCCCGCTGCGCTGACGGAGTTATTGACCCGTTACGGATTCCGTATCGAGCATCAGTATGCGGACTGGGATCGTACCCCGTTCACCCACAGCTCGCCGCTCCTTATTACCGTATGCAAGAAATCGTAA
- a CDS encoding response regulator transcription factor gives MDTYRIMIVDDDPHICEIVELYCQREGFDSSSCHSGADAMMLLASFNPDLIVLDVLLANENGIDWCKNARNYTNAPIVFLSSQEEDEVKISALSYGGDDYVTKPFSPGVLMAKIKAHLRRVSTGRREQLLELPGLTLDFYAQSVHMGSRTIFLSKKEFSLLSYMAQNVNQVVTADTLFHLIWGMKSLEDTRTVAVHISNLRKKIEEDPIHPERIITVRGAGYMLVAGKR, from the coding sequence ATGGACACATACCGAATTATGATCGTCGACGACGATCCCCATATCTGTGAGATTGTTGAGCTATACTGCCAGCGGGAAGGCTTCGACTCCTCATCTTGCCACAGCGGGGCCGATGCTATGATGCTGCTTGCGTCCTTTAACCCGGACCTGATTGTGCTGGATGTGCTGCTGGCGAATGAGAACGGCATTGACTGGTGCAAGAACGCACGCAATTACACGAATGCCCCGATTGTGTTCCTAAGCAGTCAAGAGGAGGATGAGGTGAAGATCAGCGCTTTATCCTATGGCGGGGATGATTATGTGACCAAGCCGTTCAGTCCGGGCGTACTCATGGCCAAGATCAAGGCCCACCTCCGCAGGGTATCCACGGGCAGAAGGGAACAGCTGCTGGAGCTGCCGGGACTAACGCTGGATTTCTATGCTCAGTCTGTCCATATGGGCAGCAGAACGATTTTTCTGTCCAAAAAAGAATTCAGCCTGCTCTCCTACATGGCACAGAACGTGAATCAAGTGGTCACTGCCGATACACTGTTTCACCTCATCTGGGGGATGAAGAGTCTGGAGGATACGCGAACAGTGGCGGTCCACATCAGTAATCTGCGCAAAAAAATCGAGGAAGACCCCATCCATCCCGAGCGGATCATTACCGTCCGTGGGGCCGGATATATGCTGGTTGCCGGGAAACGCTGA
- a CDS encoding DinB family protein: MNVNQAISFIDQELSQTLSDYQDWFDLKSDVRSLKPQVGWSIEQVLEHVTLTNHFLLILIRKGTRKAIELSKKKDVKAVIESRPINLQELDAIAKHKAFEWIRPEHMEPTGDKELGQIRALLEEQISECRELLKELGNGEGLLYTTTMTVNNLGKLDVYQYIYFLCQHAKRHIVQMQKVMDEYTGAGGLRNL; the protein is encoded by the coding sequence ATGAATGTAAATCAAGCGATAAGCTTTATTGATCAGGAATTATCTCAGACATTAAGTGATTATCAAGACTGGTTTGATTTGAAGTCCGACGTCCGATCCCTTAAACCGCAGGTTGGATGGAGTATTGAACAAGTATTGGAGCATGTAACCTTAACCAATCACTTTTTGTTGATTCTCATTAGAAAAGGGACGCGGAAAGCCATTGAACTGTCCAAAAAGAAAGATGTAAAGGCAGTGATTGAATCCCGTCCAATTAATCTACAGGAGCTTGATGCAATAGCTAAGCATAAGGCTTTTGAATGGATCAGACCAGAGCATATGGAGCCTACAGGAGACAAAGAATTAGGGCAGATTAGAGCATTACTGGAAGAGCAGATTAGCGAATGCAGAGAGCTTTTGAAGGAGCTAGGAAACGGAGAGGGGCTACTCTACACAACCACAATGACGGTAAACAACCTGGGGAAGCTTGATGTGTATCAATACATCTATTTCCTGTGTCAGCACGCTAAGCGCCATATTGTGCAAATGCAAAAGGTTATGGATGAGTATACGGGGGCGGGAGGACTGAGGAATTTATAA
- a CDS encoding ATP-binding protein, with protein sequence MMRGILRSGSRNIWLHIAVVVVIGLIASYALLSSTPDAPKPRSKEGLLDLTHTSIRTNPLKLQGEWAFYWHKLLLPEDIRSRMTGGEPAERDRYINIPSSWLGYPLDGQALKSEGYATFRLVIRLSEQDRKERLALRLPTIFHAYKLWVNGELLTEVGVVDQDKEGMTPSLATKLVFFQPEGDTVELVMQVANFHHKRGGITKDIELGGSNVLTVRTHLKIAADMFITASLLVIGVYHLLLFMLRRKDRAPLYFGLFTVMFSVRSLLNGELMLTQWLPHFPWELQFKLEYLILCLGGWMITMYFECIFPDYVSRWFRYGTRIVTGALCLVVVLTPALVYSRMLLLIGVVVVLHMVYLMVGLAHAALRRMEGALIFLLVSVVALATVVNDFLYYNEWSPIGNSSPFGLLIFTVAQMLLLSSRFTRAATNEERIARELQEANHKLTGMNANLEQIVLERTHALSAAHEDLRLSYERLLHSEEGRKKLLAYITHDLRMPLSSMLGYVEAVMDRVKPERNEQYLRYIRDNTIRINRMIGELSFLSHLETGQVEYRMEPVQVIQFLRGFYEQYELVVRDAGLNFDLDIGHTEASSAVQPVARIDTQRLEQALFNLVSNAMKFTPGGGLVRLTLAVDEGNDTRCAVISVQDSGMGIPPEQLEQIFDRNYRVDRPGLDMGVEGSGLGLAICREIVQAHGGSVRAESDGKTGSIFQVILPLI encoded by the coding sequence ATGATGAGGGGTATACTAAGGTCCGGTTCGCGTAATATCTGGTTACATATCGCTGTGGTCGTAGTTATCGGGCTGATCGCAAGCTATGCCCTCCTGTCTTCAACGCCGGATGCCCCCAAGCCTCGAAGCAAGGAAGGCCTTCTGGATCTAACGCATACCTCTATCCGTACGAATCCCCTGAAGTTACAGGGAGAATGGGCCTTCTATTGGCATAAGCTGCTCTTGCCCGAGGATATACGAAGCCGGATGACAGGCGGGGAACCGGCTGAGCGGGACCGGTATATCAACATCCCCAGCTCCTGGCTGGGCTACCCGCTGGACGGTCAAGCGCTGAAGAGCGAGGGCTATGCCACCTTCCGGCTGGTGATCCGGCTGAGTGAGCAGGATCGAAAGGAGCGGCTGGCTCTGCGGCTGCCTACTATTTTTCATGCCTATAAATTGTGGGTGAATGGAGAGCTGCTGACAGAGGTCGGTGTGGTGGATCAGGACAAGGAGGGCATGACGCCGAGTCTGGCGACGAAGCTAGTGTTCTTCCAGCCTGAAGGCGACACGGTGGAGCTGGTGATGCAGGTCGCGAACTTCCATCATAAGCGGGGCGGCATCACCAAGGATATCGAGCTGGGCGGCAGTAATGTGTTGACGGTCCGGACCCATCTGAAGATTGCTGCGGATATGTTCATCACGGCCAGCCTGCTGGTGATCGGTGTGTATCATCTGCTGCTGTTCATGCTGCGCCGTAAGGACCGGGCCCCTCTATACTTTGGCCTGTTCACTGTGATGTTCTCTGTCCGCTCTCTGCTGAACGGCGAGCTTATGCTTACCCAGTGGCTGCCTCACTTTCCGTGGGAATTGCAGTTCAAGCTGGAGTATCTGATCTTATGCCTCGGCGGATGGATGATCACAATGTATTTTGAATGCATTTTCCCGGATTACGTGTCGCGGTGGTTCCGCTATGGCACCCGGATCGTCACAGGCGCACTCTGTCTGGTAGTTGTGCTGACCCCTGCTCTCGTCTATTCCCGAATGCTGCTGCTGATCGGTGTGGTCGTGGTTCTCCATATGGTGTATCTGATGGTCGGGTTGGCTCATGCGGCCTTGCGGCGGATGGAGGGAGCGCTGATCTTCCTGCTGGTGTCGGTGGTGGCTCTGGCTACAGTGGTCAACGATTTCCTGTATTACAACGAATGGTCCCCCATCGGGAACAGCTCGCCGTTCGGGCTGCTCATCTTCACGGTTGCCCAGATGCTGCTGCTCTCTTCCAGATTCACGCGGGCGGCAACGAATGAAGAGCGGATTGCCCGGGAGCTGCAGGAGGCCAACCACAAGCTGACCGGGATGAATGCCAATCTGGAGCAGATTGTGCTGGAGCGCACCCACGCCTTATCCGCCGCCCATGAGGATCTCCGCCTGTCGTACGAGCGCTTACTGCACTCCGAGGAAGGCCGGAAGAAGCTGCTAGCCTATATTACGCATGATCTGCGTATGCCGCTGTCCAGTATGCTGGGTTATGTCGAGGCGGTGATGGACAGGGTGAAGCCGGAGCGCAATGAACAGTACCTGAGGTATATCCGTGATAATACGATAAGGATCAACCGCATGATCGGGGAGCTGAGCTTCTTGTCCCATCTGGAGACAGGGCAAGTGGAATACCGGATGGAGCCGGTTCAGGTGATTCAGTTCCTGCGCGGCTTCTATGAACAATATGAGCTGGTGGTGCGGGATGCGGGGCTGAATTTCGATCTGGATATCGGGCATACAGAAGCTTCAAGCGCGGTCCAGCCTGTTGCCCGGATCGATACACAACGATTAGAGCAGGCGTTATTCAATCTGGTGTCGAACGCGATGAAGTTCACGCCTGGCGGCGGATTGGTGCGTCTTACGTTGGCCGTGGACGAAGGGAACGATACGCGGTGTGCGGTCATCAGCGTGCAAGACTCCGGTATGGGTATTCCTCCAGAGCAGCTGGAGCAGATCTTCGACCGCAATTACCGGGTAGACCGGCCGGGGCTGGATATGGGCGTGGAGGGCAGCGGACTGGGGCTGGCGATATGCCGGGAAATTGTACAAGCGCATGGCGGGAGTGTCCGGGCGGAGAGCGACGGGAAGACGGGGTCGATTTTCCAGGTCATATTGCCGTTGATCTGA